A single genomic interval of Armigeres subalbatus isolate Guangzhou_Male chromosome 1, GZ_Asu_2, whole genome shotgun sequence harbors:
- the LOC134205135 gene encoding muscle-specific homeobox protein tinman isoform X2 encodes MLQQGYYDVVQAHSEVSSGSESNNNTPFSVKDILNLVDQNAAAAAAAAAEADYLGCSMENPSTSHLNLSYPSYDSAYPPHNDPYQMIPHGYIPAAHPHHDYTNYSPSPSTCYDYNTSTAPPPHYHHHSLPSYSAYHHHAQSPMITGASGAMSSGSSHSDLELSLGVVVDSKDCSFHIEDVRSTNPAAISGLELEHNSTNTDSPLNDVTQSSPQPPALKIKDDTGFRSTQSSSSRVTSEHVQELDSLCQMSVNDEKLTPKCSTQLVTSSRSELRKNGKLRAKRKPRILFTQGQVLELERRFRQQRYLSAPERETLAGILKLTPTQVKIWFQNRRYKSKRIQIENATAAKEVVSKEAEKGKNMSAEFIEDSVGSYSNGYSIGSVAAVAAPPPPPPPYPAYGIQYGSDQYGAPPNPYYDQKGYW; translated from the exons ATGCTTCAACAAGGATATTACGATGTGGTGCAGGCGCATTCCGAAGTGTCGTCGGGTAGTGAATCCAACAACAACACACCGTTCTCGGTGAAGGACATACTCAACCTGGTGGATCAAAACGCTGCTGCCGCGGCAGCTGctgcagcagaggcagactaTCTCGGATGTTCGATGGAAAA CCCGTCAACGTCGCATCTAAACTTATCATACCCAAGTTATGACTCTGCCTACCCGCCGCACAATGATCCGTACCAGATGATACCGCATGGCTACATACCCGCTGCACATCCCCACCACGATTATACTAACTACAGCCCGTCACCCAGCACCTGTTACGACTACAATACGTCTACTGCTCCCCCTCCGCACTATCACCATCACTCGTTACCATCCTACAGCGCTTATCATCATCACGCCCAATCCCCTATGATCACTGGTGCTTCTGGGGCTATGAGCTCCGGCAGCAGCCATTCAGATCTGGAACTGTCCTTAGGAGTGGTTGTCGATTCGAAAGACTGCAGCTTCCACATCGAAGATGTCCGGTCAACAAACCCAGCGGCTATCAGTGGACTGGAACTGGAACACAATTCAACGAACACGGATTCACCCCTGAACGATGTAACCCAAAGCAGTCCTCAACCACCTGCGCTCAAGATTAAAGACGATACAGGCTTTCGAAGCACACAAAGCAGTTCAAGTCGTGTCACTTCTGAGCACGTTCAAGAATTGGACAGTCTATGCCAAATGAGTGTCAATGACGAGAAATTGACACCTA AATGCAGCACCCAGCTGGTAACATCGTCCCGCAGTGAACTTCGCAAAAATGGGAAGCTCAGAGCGAAACGGAAACCACGCATACTGTTCACGCAAGGACAAGTGCTAGAGTTGGAGCGAAGGTTCCGTCAACAGCGGTACCTCTCGGCACCGGAACGGGAAACCCTCGCCGGAATATTGAAGCTTACGCCGACACAAGTGAAAATTTGGTTCCAGAATCGACGCTACAAGTCCAAGCGCATTCAAATTGAGAATGCAACCGCCGCGAAGGAAGTCGTCAGCAAGGAAGCCGAAAAGGGCAAGAATATGTCGGCTGAATTTATCGAAGATTCGGTAGGAAGTTATTCGAACGGATATTCCATAGGTTCTGTTGCAGCAGTTGCAGCTCCACCACCTCCGCCGCCGCCATATCCTGCCTACGGAATACAGTATGGGAGTGACCAGTATGGGGCGCCGCCAAATCCGTACTATGATCAGAAAGGCTATTGGTAG
- the LOC134205135 gene encoding muscle-specific homeobox protein tinman isoform X1 gives MLQQGYYDVVQAHSEVSSGSESNNNTPFSVKDILNLVDQNAAAAAAAAAEADYLGCSMENPSTSHLNLSYPSYDSAYPPHNDPYQMIPHGYIPAAHPHHDYTNYSPSPSTCYDYNTSTAPPPHYHHHSLPSYSAYHHHAQSPMITGASGAMSSGSSHSDLELSLGVVVDSKDCSFHIEDVRSTNPAAISGLELEHNSTNTDSPLNDVTQSSPQPPALKIKDDTGFRSTQSSSSRVTSEHVQELDSLCQMSVNDEKLTPKECSTQLVTSSRSELRKNGKLRAKRKPRILFTQGQVLELERRFRQQRYLSAPERETLAGILKLTPTQVKIWFQNRRYKSKRIQIENATAAKEVVSKEAEKGKNMSAEFIEDSVGSYSNGYSIGSVAAVAAPPPPPPPYPAYGIQYGSDQYGAPPNPYYDQKGYW, from the exons ATGCTTCAACAAGGATATTACGATGTGGTGCAGGCGCATTCCGAAGTGTCGTCGGGTAGTGAATCCAACAACAACACACCGTTCTCGGTGAAGGACATACTCAACCTGGTGGATCAAAACGCTGCTGCCGCGGCAGCTGctgcagcagaggcagactaTCTCGGATGTTCGATGGAAAA CCCGTCAACGTCGCATCTAAACTTATCATACCCAAGTTATGACTCTGCCTACCCGCCGCACAATGATCCGTACCAGATGATACCGCATGGCTACATACCCGCTGCACATCCCCACCACGATTATACTAACTACAGCCCGTCACCCAGCACCTGTTACGACTACAATACGTCTACTGCTCCCCCTCCGCACTATCACCATCACTCGTTACCATCCTACAGCGCTTATCATCATCACGCCCAATCCCCTATGATCACTGGTGCTTCTGGGGCTATGAGCTCCGGCAGCAGCCATTCAGATCTGGAACTGTCCTTAGGAGTGGTTGTCGATTCGAAAGACTGCAGCTTCCACATCGAAGATGTCCGGTCAACAAACCCAGCGGCTATCAGTGGACTGGAACTGGAACACAATTCAACGAACACGGATTCACCCCTGAACGATGTAACCCAAAGCAGTCCTCAACCACCTGCGCTCAAGATTAAAGACGATACAGGCTTTCGAAGCACACAAAGCAGTTCAAGTCGTGTCACTTCTGAGCACGTTCAAGAATTGGACAGTCTATGCCAAATGAGTGTCAATGACGAGAAATTGACACCTA AAGAATGCAGCACCCAGCTGGTAACATCGTCCCGCAGTGAACTTCGCAAAAATGGGAAGCTCAGAGCGAAACGGAAACCACGCATACTGTTCACGCAAGGACAAGTGCTAGAGTTGGAGCGAAGGTTCCGTCAACAGCGGTACCTCTCGGCACCGGAACGGGAAACCCTCGCCGGAATATTGAAGCTTACGCCGACACAAGTGAAAATTTGGTTCCAGAATCGACGCTACAAGTCCAAGCGCATTCAAATTGAGAATGCAACCGCCGCGAAGGAAGTCGTCAGCAAGGAAGCCGAAAAGGGCAAGAATATGTCGGCTGAATTTATCGAAGATTCGGTAGGAAGTTATTCGAACGGATATTCCATAGGTTCTGTTGCAGCAGTTGCAGCTCCACCACCTCCGCCGCCGCCATATCCTGCCTACGGAATACAGTATGGGAGTGACCAGTATGGGGCGCCGCCAAATCCGTACTATGATCAGAAAGGCTATTGGTAG